In the genome of Verrucomicrobiota bacterium, one region contains:
- a CDS encoding response regulator transcription factor: MQVLLIEDDVDLSTTIAEYLSARGVESDHAYDGLSGLHLATTSTPDAIILDIGLPGISGLELCQKLRKDAKADLPIIMLTARDTIEDKVEGLSTGADDYLVKPFALAELHARLQALVRRSQGITTRQIEVADLLLDLDVRSAKRDGKPLDLSRLEFDLLATLCAMSPEAINKEELARRVWHETFVEDETIRTHIYQLRQKVDKPFSHPLIHTIRGYGHAVQARHA, from the coding sequence ATGCAGGTGCTATTGATCGAGGATGATGTGGATCTTTCCACGACCATTGCAGAGTACCTGTCTGCCCGTGGGGTGGAATCGGACCACGCCTATGATGGACTGAGCGGTTTGCATCTAGCCACCACTTCGACTCCGGACGCGATCATCCTTGATATCGGGCTTCCGGGCATCTCCGGATTGGAGCTCTGTCAAAAGTTGCGCAAGGATGCCAAGGCCGATCTTCCCATCATCATGCTAACCGCCCGGGATACCATCGAAGACAAGGTCGAGGGATTAAGCACAGGGGCGGATGATTATCTCGTCAAACCCTTCGCGTTGGCGGAGCTACATGCCCGGCTGCAAGCTTTAGTCCGACGCAGTCAGGGCATCACCACTCGACAGATCGAGGTGGCTGACCTTCTCCTCGACCTCGACGTCCGTTCGGCCAAGCGCGACGGTAAGCCACTCGATCTGAGCCGACTCGAGTTTGACCTGCTCGCAACCCTCTGCGCCATGAGCCCCGAAGCGATCAACAAAGAAGAACTGGCCAGGAGGGTATGGCACGAGACCTTCGTCGAGGATGAGACGATCCGCACACACATCTATCAACTCAGGCAAAAGGTGGATAAACCATTCTCCCATCCGTTAATCCACACTATCCGCGGCTATGGTCACGCCGTCCAAGCACGCCATGCGTAA
- a CDS encoding MipA/OmpV family protein: MKRNLSILLFLLCATTLFADTNRNPFGPWYRQDYEEKPWWIDGFLGWGIEPTYPGSDETEGEIFPFLRFSVKDKWNNRYAVYPIGVSGSFDITEDFNFFVAIEYEAGGDGESADFEGLDEIDDTLDGNFQLSYKWDSFYVYGSLQPDILGRGKGLVWFTGAGYDWQITDRVAFRQRLGLTGGDKTHMETEFNITAQESERTGLPEYNPKAGIKNIEYVVQFQYDFTEHFSFFTLIQLEQYLGEAADSPLVMSDLTAASVAGVFIRW, from the coding sequence ATGAAACGAAATCTATCTATCCTCTTGTTCTTGCTGTGCGCAACGACCCTGTTTGCGGATACAAATCGCAACCCGTTCGGCCCTTGGTATCGGCAGGACTATGAGGAGAAGCCGTGGTGGATCGACGGATTCCTTGGGTGGGGGATCGAACCCACTTACCCGGGATCAGATGAAACCGAAGGTGAAATTTTTCCGTTCTTGCGTTTCTCAGTGAAAGACAAGTGGAACAACCGATACGCGGTCTATCCGATCGGGGTTTCCGGATCATTCGACATCACGGAGGACTTCAACTTTTTCGTCGCGATTGAATACGAGGCAGGAGGAGATGGTGAGAGCGCGGACTTCGAAGGTCTTGACGAAATCGATGATACGCTCGACGGGAACTTTCAACTCTCTTACAAATGGGACAGTTTTTACGTCTACGGCTCCCTTCAACCCGATATTCTGGGCAGGGGAAAAGGCCTCGTCTGGTTTACCGGTGCTGGCTACGACTGGCAAATCACCGACCGGGTCGCTTTCCGCCAGCGCCTTGGTCTCACGGGAGGGGACAAAACCCATATGGAGACCGAATTCAATATCACCGCCCAAGAGTCGGAGCGGACGGGTCTGCCCGAATACAATCCCAAGGCCGGAATCAAGAACATCGAATACGTAGTTCAATTCCAATACGACTTCACCGAACATTTCAGCTTTTTCACCTTGATTCAGCTGGAGCAGTATTTGGGCGAAGCAGCAGACAGTCCTTTGGTGATGAGTGATTTGACCGCAGCAAGTGTTGCTGGAGTCTTCATCCGTTGGTAG